From Virgibacillus natechei, the proteins below share one genomic window:
- a CDS encoding response regulator, translating to MNIKILIVDDHLVVREGLKLILETNEAFEVIDEAQNGKEAMEFIDKQKPDVILLDLKMPVVSGLETMQQLRQRDINIPIIILTTYNEDELMIKGMKLGAKGYLLKDTNRDHLFRTIEAAYRGETLIQPEIMEKLFQESDKEKKSNNRADTYYTLLTEKEISILQAVCDGHRNKEVAIKFGIAERTVKFHLTNIYNKLGVDSRAEAVSHSIKRGYITP from the coding sequence ATGAATATTAAAATATTAATTGTGGATGATCACTTAGTTGTTAGAGAAGGATTAAAATTAATTTTAGAAACTAATGAAGCTTTTGAAGTTATTGATGAAGCACAGAATGGGAAAGAAGCTATGGAATTCATAGACAAGCAAAAACCAGACGTGATTTTATTGGATCTGAAAATGCCGGTGGTAAGTGGGTTAGAAACCATGCAACAGCTAAGACAACGAGATATTAATATCCCTATAATTATTCTAACAACGTATAATGAAGATGAATTAATGATAAAAGGGATGAAGCTAGGAGCGAAGGGGTATTTATTAAAAGATACAAATAGAGATCATTTGTTTAGGACAATTGAAGCGGCTTATAGAGGAGAAACTCTGATACAACCCGAAATAATGGAAAAGCTTTTCCAGGAAAGTGACAAAGAAAAAAAATCTAATAATCGAGCGGATACTTATTATACATTGTTAACAGAAAAAGAAATATCTATTTTACAAGCTGTATGTGATGGACATAGAAATAAAGAAGTTGCAATTAAATTTGGAATTGCCGAACGGACTGTAAAATTCCATTTAACTAACATTTATAATAAGCTAGGTGTAGATTCAAGGGCAGAAGCTGTATCACATTCAATAAAGAGAGGGTATATAACACCATAA
- a CDS encoding sensor histidine kinase has product MDYDKLFLFDDQPKTLNVYRVRLLFWILLVTVATLLLQSIGEVLFVLSSIFLILMVLHILLYRLSNSSKRKYSWYYFFTQSCIIFISAFLLPHGSPIVLVGLLPILISESIHLFKSSFKVFSAVIILYIFYTVAIVVNYGAHELRIFIPILFFIVAIAVFYSILHVKEINAWRRMQYYINQLENANQKIEELTIRNERKRLARDLHDTMAQGLAGLIMKLEAIDVYIGQGNNEKSKQILLESMKQARTTLKDAREAIDDLRSKSLSEQTFVQEAEKEISKFKEATSIKVNNSIEAIPPLADLLKKHGIYIIRECLTNIAKHAHANLVQLNIYATNDDLCIRIYDNGVGFDADYIGETSGHYGLLGIYERVRILGGVVNVDSNQKFGTTIKIVIPLNQKGDCDEY; this is encoded by the coding sequence ATGGACTATGATAAGTTATTTTTATTTGACGATCAGCCAAAAACACTTAACGTTTATCGTGTCAGGCTATTGTTTTGGATTTTATTAGTAACAGTAGCAACCTTATTGTTACAATCAATAGGAGAAGTGTTGTTTGTTTTATCTTCCATTTTTTTAATCTTGATGGTTTTACATATTTTGCTCTATCGGCTTTCAAATTCTTCAAAAAGAAAATATTCTTGGTATTACTTTTTTACACAATCCTGTATTATTTTTATTTCTGCGTTTCTCCTACCACATGGCTCGCCGATTGTATTGGTGGGACTGTTACCAATATTGATTTCAGAAAGTATACATTTATTTAAAAGTTCATTTAAAGTATTTTCAGCAGTTATTATTCTATATATTTTTTATACTGTAGCTATTGTGGTAAATTATGGTGCACATGAATTACGTATTTTTATACCTATTTTGTTTTTTATTGTGGCTATTGCTGTTTTTTACTCGATTTTACATGTGAAAGAAATAAACGCATGGAGACGTATGCAATATTACATAAATCAACTAGAAAATGCTAATCAAAAGATAGAAGAACTGACAATTAGAAACGAAAGAAAGCGTCTAGCACGTGATCTGCATGATACGATGGCCCAAGGGCTAGCTGGGTTAATTATGAAATTAGAAGCAATTGATGTATACATAGGCCAAGGAAATAACGAAAAGTCAAAGCAAATATTACTAGAATCGATGAAACAAGCAAGAACAACGTTGAAAGATGCGAGAGAAGCGATTGACGATTTGCGTTCTAAATCGCTATCGGAGCAGACGTTTGTACAAGAGGCAGAAAAAGAAATAAGTAAATTTAAAGAGGCCACCTCTATAAAAGTAAATAATTCAATAGAAGCAATTCCACCATTGGCGGACTTATTAAAAAAACATGGTATCTACATAATAAGAGAATGTTTAACGAATATTGCTAAACATGCACATGCCAACTTAGTGCAATTAAATATTTATGCTACAAATGATGACTTATGTATTAGGATCTATGACAATGGTGTAGGTTTTGATGCTGATTATATTGGTGAAACAAGCGGACATTATGGGTTATTAGGGATTTATGAACGAGTAAGGATTCTAGGTGGGGTTGTGAATGTCGATAGTAACCAGAAATTTGGCACAACTATAAAAATAGTAATACCATTAAATCAGAAAGGTGACTGTGATGAATATTAA
- a CDS encoding FAD-binding protein, with translation MMLGGGPSTLDENGARKFIVYERSMPHSIIVDQTGERYMNESDSYVDAGHAILDRQKQNGKAIHSWLILESRDRNKYLFGEMLPRMTPKKAIGNKCNIDIDGLKTTVSTFNKYAKKGIDEGYGRGNSVYDSYYGDPTYRKPNLGTIEKPPFYACKIYPGDLGTKGWILANEHRQAMKDGQPLKGLYATGNCSASVMGDVYPGPGSTLGPTTVFGYIFCNAY, from the coding sequence ATGATGCTTGGTGGGGGGCCTTCTACATTAGACGAGAATGGAGCAAGAAAATTTATAGTTTATGAAAGGTCAATGCCACATAGTATCATTGTTGATCAAACAGGCGAAAGATATATGAATGAATCAGATTCGTATGTTGATGCAGGTCATGCCATTTTAGATAGACAAAAACAAAATGGAAAGGCAATTCATTCATGGTTGATTTTAGAAAGTCGAGATCGCAACAAATATTTGTTCGGTGAAATGCTCCCTCGAATGACACCCAAAAAAGCTATAGGAAATAAATGTAACATAGATATAGATGGACTAAAAACAACAGTTTCAACGTTTAATAAATATGCAAAAAAAGGAATAGATGAGGGTTATGGGAGAGGTAATTCCGTCTATGATAGTTATTATGGTGATCCGACATATAGGAAACCTAACTTAGGTACCATTGAGAAACCACCATTCTATGCTTGTAAAATTTATCCTGGTGACTTAGGTACTAAAGGATGGATCCTTGCAAACGAACATAGGCAAGCAATGAAAGATGGGCAACCTCTTAAGGGTCTCTATGCGACCGGTAATTGTTCAGCTTCCGTTATGGGAGATGTTTATCCTGGTCCTGGTTCAACATTAGGACCTACGACTGTCTTTGGATACATTTTCTGCAATGCATATTAA
- a CDS encoding FAD-binding protein, whose protein sequence is MGVKVDKNGESFTINSKAVILASGGFERNQTLREKYHHIGADW, encoded by the coding sequence GTGGGCGTAAAGGTCGATAAAAATGGTGAATCATTTACTATAAACAGTAAAGCGGTCATTTTAGCTAGTGGAGGTTTTGAACGGAATCAAACTTTAAGGGAAAAGTACCATCATATAGGAGCTGATTGGTAA
- a CDS encoding FAD-binding protein has translation MVGSGAGGLVAAITSASNNLNTLLIEKSDVWGGTSALSGGGLWIPNNHVSKQEGLQDSEEEALIYMEVVINYKGSASSYEKKKGM, from the coding sequence GTGGTTGGCAGTGGTGCAGGAGGATTAGTTGCAGCAATTACTTCTGCTTCTAATAATCTAAATACATTGTTGATTGAAAAGAGTGACGTTTGGGGAGGTACTTCTGCGTTATCAGGTGGCGGTCTATGGATTCCTAACAATCACGTATCTAAACAAGAGGGGTTACAAGACAGTGAAGAAGAGGCTCTTATTTATATGGAAGTGGTTATTAACTATAAAGGTTCAGCTTCTTCTTACGAGAAAAAAAAGGGTATGTAG
- a CDS encoding ferredoxin — MTAKYTKVNQETCIACGACADVAPDIYDVNDEGIAYVTLDNNKGTSPISDEFWEDMEDAFEGCPSESIQVSSQPFESKYD, encoded by the coding sequence ATGACAGCTAAGTACACAAAAGTTAATCAAGAAACATGTATAGCTTGCGGAGCATGTGCGGATGTTGCTCCAGATATTTATGATGTAAATGACGAAGGGATTGCATACGTGACCCTAGATAATAATAAGGGAACTAGTCCCATCTCAGATGAGTTTTGGGAAGATATGGAGGATGCTTTTGAGGGCTGTCCATCTGAGTCCATACAAGTTTCAAGCCAACCGTTTGAATCAAAATATGATTGA
- a CDS encoding NAD(P)/FAD-dependent oxidoreductase, giving the protein MTIIGGGPTGMFAAFYGGMRNSSVKIIESLPQLGGQLAALYPEKFIYDIAGFPKISAQNLVDNLKQQMDIFQDKIDICLGETVEEVEKIDNYFILRTDNETHYTKSIIITAGNGAFEPRKLPIDVTEYELMDNVHYYVKDMQRFANKEVVVFGGGDSAVDWALMLEPIAKNVTLVHRRDKFRAHEHSVEKLKQSTLELVTPFVPAKFDGEQSLEKVILKQVKGNEMKIINADDVLVNYGFVSSLGPIKSWKLEIEKNSIVVNSKLETNIEGIYAAGDICTCDGKINLIATGFGEAATAVSNAKVFIEPNSRVQPMHSTSLMEAK; this is encoded by the coding sequence ATGACAATTATTGGTGGTGGTCCTACTGGAATGTTTGCTGCATTTTATGGTGGCATGCGAAACTCTTCTGTAAAAATCATTGAAAGCCTGCCACAACTTGGTGGTCAACTTGCAGCATTGTATCCAGAGAAATTTATTTATGATATTGCAGGTTTTCCGAAAATATCTGCCCAAAATCTAGTGGATAACTTAAAACAGCAAATGGATATATTTCAAGACAAAATTGATATTTGCCTCGGAGAAACTGTAGAAGAAGTCGAGAAAATAGATAATTATTTTATATTACGAACAGATAATGAAACACATTATACAAAATCTATTATTATCACAGCTGGGAATGGAGCTTTCGAACCAAGGAAATTACCAATTGATGTGACTGAATATGAATTAATGGATAATGTTCATTATTATGTAAAAGATATGCAACGTTTTGCAAATAAAGAAGTGGTTGTTTTTGGAGGTGGTGATTCTGCAGTTGACTGGGCATTAATGTTAGAGCCTATTGCCAAAAACGTAACACTTGTACACCGACGTGATAAGTTTCGGGCTCATGAGCATAGTGTAGAGAAATTAAAACAATCAACTCTTGAGTTAGTTACGCCTTTTGTTCCGGCAAAATTCGATGGTGAACAATCATTAGAAAAAGTGATTTTAAAACAAGTAAAGGGTAACGAAATGAAGATTATTAATGCAGACGATGTCTTAGTTAATTATGGATTTGTTTCTTCATTAGGTCCAATAAAAAGTTGGAAGCTTGAAATAGAAAAAAATTCTATTGTCGTAAATTCAAAATTAGAAACAAATATAGAAGGAATATATGCTGCGGGAGATATATGTACTTGCGATGGAAAAATAAATCTGATTGCAACTGGATTTGGGGAAGCAGCAACTGCAGTGAGTAATGCAAAAGTCTTTATAGAACCAAATTCGAGGGTTCAACCCATGCACAGTACAAGTTTAATGGAAGCCAAATAG
- a CDS encoding SDR family NAD(P)-dependent oxidoreductase, producing the protein MGRLDNKVVIITDAASGMGLAAVELFYNKGAKVVVTDIASKKFQRLVRIFIQLN; encoded by the coding sequence ATGGGTAGATTGGACAATAAAGTTGTTATCATTACAGATGCAGCAAGTGGTATGGGATTAGCAGCTGTTGAATTATTTTATAATAAAGGAGCAAAAGTTGTTGTTACAGATATTGCCAGTAAGAAGTTTCAAAGGTTAGTGAGAATATTTATACAACTAAATTAG
- a CDS encoding cytochrome P450 family protein — protein MKQTYPIAPEEEVLKVLGGRSDFDPFYVFSELREKGAVRPIPMQVGDADQQTWIVTQLDEVKKVLKDQSLFCVDPSNINEDNSIKQSLTNTTDDTGSQLFLANSLNALDEPDHRRLRRLVSKVFTPKYMENLRPTVQEIADELLEQVQDKGEMDIVTDYAYKLPIKVISYMVGVPASQQEQIYQWSEAIATGLGVGRLDDEVKESLASFTEYFTQLIAEKRKQPANDLISELISLEEDGDKLDEKELLSLVQLLIFAGHETTTNLISTGTLILLDHPDQLEMLKKDKSLISNAVEELLRYHGPSTTAGPRYAKKDLVLGGQTIKKGDVLFPLLKSANRDGNVYSDSEELDLTRDVKRHVAFGQGVHMCLGAPLARLEGDIAFTTLLERMPDIQLSIPRGDIKWQFKLAAQGLSSLPVTFK, from the coding sequence ATGAAACAAACATATCCAATAGCACCGGAAGAAGAAGTCTTAAAAGTTTTAGGAGGCAGGAGCGATTTTGATCCCTTTTATGTATTTTCAGAACTACGTGAGAAAGGAGCAGTTAGACCAATCCCAATGCAGGTGGGGGATGCTGATCAACAAACATGGATTGTTACACAATTGGACGAGGTAAAGAAAGTATTGAAAGATCAATCGTTATTTTGTGTAGATCCATCAAATATTAATGAAGATAATAGTATAAAACAATCTTTAACAAATACAACGGATGATACAGGATCACAACTTTTCCTAGCAAATTCATTGAATGCGCTTGATGAACCAGACCATCGTAGATTGCGACGCTTAGTTTCTAAAGTTTTCACTCCGAAATATATGGAAAATCTTCGTCCAACTGTTCAGGAAATTGCAGACGAATTGCTTGAACAAGTTCAAGACAAAGGTGAAATGGATATAGTCACAGATTATGCATATAAACTACCAATTAAAGTAATTTCCTACATGGTTGGAGTCCCCGCATCACAACAAGAACAAATTTATCAATGGTCAGAAGCGATAGCTACAGGATTGGGCGTAGGCCGATTAGATGATGAAGTTAAAGAAAGTTTAGCATCCTTTACCGAATACTTTACTCAATTAATTGCAGAGAAACGAAAGCAGCCAGCAAATGATTTAATAAGTGAATTAATTAGTTTAGAAGAAGACGGTGATAAACTAGATGAAAAAGAGCTATTATCATTAGTGCAATTACTAATATTTGCCGGACATGAAACGACAACCAACTTGATATCAACAGGGACGCTCATTTTATTAGATCATCCAGATCAATTAGAGATGCTTAAAAAAGATAAGAGCTTAATCTCAAATGCGGTCGAGGAATTATTACGTTACCACGGTCCTTCTACGACTGCTGGTCCGCGTTATGCAAAAAAAGATTTAGTCCTCGGAGGTCAAACAATCAAAAAAGGAGATGTACTTTTTCCATTATTAAAGTCAGCCAATCGAGACGGCAATGTTTATAGCGATTCAGAAGAATTAGACTTAACGCGCGACGTAAAACGTCATGTCGCTTTCGGACAGGGTGTTCATATGTGTTTAGGTGCACCACTTGCACGATTGGAAGGAGATATCGCATTTACAACACTACTAGAACGAATGCCAGACATTCAGTTAAGTATCCCACGTGGGGATATCAAATGGCAATTTAAATTGGCAGCCCAAGGTTTATCTTCTCTGCCTGTTACGTTTAAATAA
- a CDS encoding family 43 glycosylhydrolase, protein MNIKSVEKIELTTKIGVPPQMPNQVSAELNNGVHTELQVLWDKPHSELFAEPGKVTVEGKIKTYEYPNPLIEQRADPYIYKHTDGYYYFTGSYPEYDRIILRRAKTIKELANAEEKAVWRKRGSGIMSIHIWAPELHFIDGKWYIHYAAGDRDDVWAIRPYVLENSSEDPFEGEWVEKGQINTDFQSFSLDATTFEHKGKRYLIWAQKVDYDTISNLYIAEMSNPWTIKGEQVVLSTPEFNWEQEGFYVNEGAAVIKRNGKVFVAFSASATDDRYVMGLLSADEDSDLLNPKSWTKSKEPVFVSNEETKEYGPGHNSFTVAEDGVTDLLVYHARPYKGIEGNPLYDHNRHARVQQMFWKTDGTPYFGSPGQTIKNAKQKITATITVE, encoded by the coding sequence ATGAATATAAAGAGCGTAGAAAAGATAGAACTAACAACCAAAATAGGAGTCCCTCCACAAATGCCGAATCAAGTATCAGCTGAATTGAATAATGGTGTCCATACAGAACTACAAGTATTATGGGATAAGCCTCATTCTGAACTATTTGCTGAGCCTGGAAAGGTTACTGTTGAAGGAAAAATTAAAACGTATGAGTACCCAAACCCTTTAATTGAACAGAGGGCAGATCCATATATCTACAAACACACGGATGGATATTATTATTTCACAGGCTCTTATCCTGAATATGATCGTATAATACTGCGAAGAGCAAAAACAATAAAAGAACTTGCAAATGCGGAAGAAAAAGCGGTGTGGAGAAAACGGGGTAGTGGGATTATGTCCATACATATATGGGCACCAGAACTCCATTTTATTGATGGTAAATGGTATATTCATTATGCAGCGGGAGACAGAGATGATGTGTGGGCTATTCGTCCATATGTGTTGGAGAACAGTTCCGAGGATCCATTTGAAGGTGAATGGGTGGAAAAAGGGCAAATTAATACCGATTTCCAAAGTTTTTCCTTAGATGCTACTACTTTTGAGCACAAAGGCAAACGATATCTAATCTGGGCACAGAAGGTTGATTATGACACTATTTCAAACCTTTACATCGCGGAAATGAGTAACCCATGGACAATCAAAGGGGAGCAGGTCGTATTATCAACACCAGAATTTAATTGGGAACAAGAAGGTTTTTATGTGAATGAAGGTGCAGCTGTGATTAAACGTAATGGGAAAGTCTTTGTAGCTTTTTCCGCAAGTGCCACAGATGATCGCTATGTAATGGGCTTATTATCTGCTGATGAAGATAGTGACTTGTTAAATCCAAAATCATGGACAAAATCAAAAGAGCCTGTTTTTGTTTCGAATGAAGAAACAAAAGAGTATGGACCAGGTCACAATAGTTTTACGGTAGCTGAGGATGGTGTTACAGATCTGCTTGTTTATCATGCCCGTCCGTATAAAGGGATTGAAGGCAACCCATTATACGATCATAATCGGCATGCGCGCGTGCAACAAATGTTTTGGAAGACAGATGGTACACCTTATTTCGGTTCACCTGGACAAACGATAAAAAACGCAAAACAGAAGATTACTGCAACAATTACTGTTGAATAA
- a CDS encoding sn-glycerol-1-phosphate dehydrogenase, with the protein MSIPEDIKKLVKQLNIEEVTLPELNIEKNAIDKIPSYLISHEYKNIVLVVDENTRKAAGNKIEHILSRNDFRLTIVELAPNKYGEVIADERTLIQFLVEIPNSADVILAVGSGTIHDIVRFASFKMSIPFISVPTAASVDGYTSKGAPLIFQGVKKTIQTASPVAVFADIDIIKDAPREMTAAGFGDIIGKYTSLLDWEISSLIGKEPYNQLAADLTRRSLDNCIHSVQEIAKREDKGIKILMQALIESGLVMLVLDFSRPASGSEHHLSHYWEMDLLKKDAKQLLHGAKVGVATTIIIDLYKQIITDIDPDLMSTDSRYLESFTTNWEQIKQMMKELPSSQQIKDLLKTVAGPTTPEELNIEHSLVSLSLNEAFHLRDRCTGLFLANQFKQEDFKYPIEKLSF; encoded by the coding sequence ATGAGCATACCTGAAGATATCAAAAAACTTGTAAAACAACTTAATATAGAAGAAGTCACTCTTCCAGAATTAAATATTGAAAAAAATGCGATAGATAAAATTCCATCGTACTTAATTTCACATGAATATAAAAATATCGTTCTTGTTGTTGATGAAAATACAAGAAAAGCAGCTGGAAATAAAATTGAACATATACTATCTAGGAATGATTTTCGTCTTACCATTGTGGAATTAGCTCCGAATAAATATGGAGAAGTAATTGCAGATGAACGTACCTTAATTCAATTTCTTGTGGAGATTCCGAATAGTGCAGATGTTATTTTAGCTGTAGGTTCAGGAACTATTCACGATATAGTCCGTTTTGCTAGCTTTAAAATGTCTATTCCGTTTATTTCTGTTCCTACTGCGGCTTCTGTCGATGGTTATACGTCTAAAGGAGCTCCTTTAATCTTTCAAGGTGTAAAGAAAACCATTCAAACTGCCTCCCCTGTTGCAGTATTCGCGGATATCGATATTATTAAAGATGCTCCGCGCGAGATGACTGCAGCAGGATTTGGTGACATTATAGGGAAATATACGTCTCTATTAGATTGGGAAATTTCCAGTTTAATAGGAAAAGAACCATATAACCAATTGGCAGCAGATTTAACTAGGAGATCATTAGACAATTGTATTCATAGTGTTCAAGAAATAGCAAAAAGAGAAGATAAAGGAATAAAAATTCTGATGCAAGCTTTAATTGAGTCAGGTCTTGTCATGCTTGTGTTGGACTTCTCTAGACCAGCTTCAGGAAGTGAGCATCACTTATCCCATTATTGGGAAATGGATTTATTAAAAAAAGATGCTAAACAATTGCTACATGGAGCAAAGGTTGGAGTTGCCACAACTATTATCATTGATCTATATAAACAAATAATCACCGATATAGATCCAGACCTTATGTCAACTGATTCTAGATATCTAGAAAGTTTTACAACAAATTGGGAGCAAATAAAACAAATGATGAAGGAATTACCTTCATCGCAACAGATAAAAGATTTATTGAAAACGGTAGCAGGACCCACTACACCTGAGGAATTGAATATTGAACATTCGTTAGTTTCGCTAAGTTTAAATGAGGCTTTTCATTTAAGGGATAGGTGTACTGGACTATTTTTAGCTAATCAATTTAAACAGGAGGATTTTAAATATCCTATAGAAAAACTATCATTCTAA